The Methanomassiliicoccales archaeon DNA segment CACGTCTCACCCTATTGTCTTGGCCGCCGCTTCCAGCAATGCCGATTCGTCGAACGGTTTGACCACGAACTCCCGGGCCCCGTTCTCCATCGCCTGCAGGACCAGATTCTTCTGGCTCAGGCCGGTGACCATCATTATCCTGGCCTTGGAGTCGAGCGTGACTATCTTCTTCACGATCTCCACGCCCGGTTCGCCCGGCATGATGATGTCCATCGTCACCAGGTCAGGCTGGAGCTTGGAATAGAGCTCGACTGCCTCGGCACCATTCTTCGCCTGCCCGACCACGCTGAACCCGTTGCGGGACAGGATGTCGTTGATCATCTTGCGCATGACGATCGAGTCATCGCAGATCAGAACCTTCTTTGGGTCGCTCATACCGATATCTCTCCTTTCTTCTCATCCTTGATCTTGTACACGTTCTCCATCTCCTCCTTGGATAGCATGATCTTGTTCAGATCTAGCAGCATGATCAGTTTGTCCTGCAGCTTGCAGATGCCGGTGAGCAGCTCTGCGTCCATGGCAGAGGCCAGTGTCTTCGGCGGT contains these protein-coding regions:
- a CDS encoding response regulator → MSDPKKVLICDDSIVMRKMINDILSRNGFSVVGQAKNGAEAVELYSKLQPDLVTMDIIMPGEPGVEIVKKIVTLDSKARIMMVTGLSQKNLVLQAMENGAREFVVKPFDESALLEAAAKTIG